A genomic stretch from Ursus arctos isolate Adak ecotype North America unplaced genomic scaffold, UrsArc2.0 scaffold_21, whole genome shotgun sequence includes:
- the LOC125282025 gene encoding olfactory receptor 6C2-like codes for MRNHSAVTTFILLGLTDDPQLEILVFIFLFITYILSVIGNLTIISLTLVDSHLKTAMYFFLQNFSFLEISFTTACVPPYLYIISSGDRTITVKACFSQIFFIVLFGATEFFLLAVMSYDRYVAICKPLHYVTIMSSRVCRDLILCCWVSGLLIIIPLLGLSLHLEFCDSVIDHFYCDASPILKNSCSDTWFIEQLVVICAVLTFIMTLVCIVLSYIYIIRTILRLPSVQQRKKAFSTCSSHMIVVSMTYGSCIFMYVKPSVKDEVAINKAVSLLTISVAPMLNPFIYTLRNKQVKQSLRDVLKRFVFHSKK; via the coding sequence ATGAGAAACCATTCAGCAGTAACAACGTTCATCTTACTGGGTTTGACAGATGACCCACAGCTAGAgattttggtttttatctttctgtttatcACATATATATTAAGTGTAATTGGGAATCTGACCATAATTTCTCTCACCTTGGTGGattctcatttaaaaacagctatgtatttttttcttcaaaatttctctttcttagaaaTTTCATTCACAACTGCCTGTGTCCCCCCATACCTGTACATCATATCAAGTGGGGACAGAACCATCACCGTCAAGGCTTGCTTCAGCCAAATCTTTTTTATTGTCCTCTTTGGAGCTACAGAATTTTTTCTCCTGGCTGTGATGTCCTACgaccgctacgtggccatctgcaaacccctGCATTACGTGACCATCATGAGCAGTAGAGTCTGCAGGGATCTCATCCTCTGTTGTTGGGTATCTGGCTTATTGATTATCATTCCACTCCTTGGTTTGAGTCTCCACCTGGAATTCTGTGACTCTGTTATTGACCATTTTTATTGTGATGCTTCTCCAATACTGAAGAATTCATGTTCAGATACTTGGTTCATAGAACAGCTGGTTGTCATCTGTGCTGTGTTGACCTTCATAATGACCCTTGTGTGTATAGTTCTGTCATACATATACATCATTAGGACAATTCTAAGATTACCCTCTgtccagcaaaggaaaaaagcctTTTCCACCTGTTCTTCCCACATGATTGTGGTTTCCATGACCTATGGCAGCTGCATATTTATGTATGTCAAACCTTCAGTTAAGGATGAAGTGGCCATTAATAAGGCAGTTTCTCTACTCACTATATCTGTTGCCCCTATGTTGAACCCCTTCATTTATACCCtgagaaataaacaagtaaagCAGTCTCTCCGTGATGTTCTCAAAAGATTCGTATTTCATTCAAAGAAATAG